A section of the Jannaschia sp. S6380 genome encodes:
- the oppB gene encoding oligopeptide ABC transporter permease OppB, producing MVAFILRRLLVAVPVLLLLVVLTFVLMYTAPGSPFATERGVPAAVLQNLEREYGLDQPFAVQIWTYITNIVTDFDFGPSFVYRDQDVNDLIAQGFPVTLTYGFWAFVLAVLVGGALGIMAAIRQNTWLDYLAVGVSIGAQVLPNFVLAPILVLVFTLWLGWLPGGGWQGGQVEYVILPVIALGTSFMASIARIARASMLEVLSSNFIRTARAKGLPGHRIILRHALKPALLPVISYLGPAFVGMITGSVVIDIYFSTGGIGQFFVASALNRDYGVMMGITVLLGALTILFNLLVDVAYAWIDPKIRY from the coding sequence ATGGTCGCCTTCATCCTCAGACGTCTGCTTGTCGCGGTTCCGGTGCTGCTGCTGCTGGTGGTGCTGACCTTCGTGCTGATGTACACCGCGCCGGGCTCGCCCTTCGCGACCGAACGCGGCGTGCCCGCGGCGGTGCTGCAGAACCTCGAACGCGAATACGGTCTGGATCAGCCCTTCGCGGTGCAGATCTGGACCTACATCACCAATATCGTCACCGATTTCGACTTCGGACCCAGCTTCGTCTACCGCGACCAGGATGTGAACGACCTGATCGCGCAGGGCTTCCCCGTCACGCTGACCTACGGGTTCTGGGCCTTCGTTTTGGCGGTGTTGGTCGGCGGCGCGCTGGGGATCATGGCGGCGATCCGCCAGAACACCTGGCTCGACTACCTGGCGGTCGGCGTCTCGATCGGGGCGCAGGTCCTGCCGAACTTCGTGCTGGCGCCGATCCTGGTGCTGGTCTTCACGCTCTGGCTCGGCTGGCTGCCGGGCGGCGGCTGGCAGGGCGGTCAGGTGGAATACGTGATCCTTCCGGTCATCGCGCTGGGCACCAGCTTCATGGCGTCGATCGCGCGGATCGCGCGCGCCTCCATGCTGGAGGTGCTGTCGTCCAACTTCATCCGCACCGCCCGCGCCAAGGGCCTGCCGGGCCACCGGATCATCCTGCGCCACGCGCTCAAGCCTGCGCTGCTGCCGGTGATCTCCTATCTGGGGCCGGCCTTCGTGGGCATGATCACCGGGTCGGTGGTGATCGACATCTATTTCTCGACCGGCGGCATCGGGCAGTTCTTCGTCGCCTCCGCGCTCAACCGTGACTACGGGGTGATGATGGGCATCACAGTGCTGCTGGGGGCGCTGACCATCCTGTTCAACCTTCTCGTCGACGTGGCCTATGCCTGGATCGACCCCAAGATCCGCTACTGA
- a CDS encoding ABC transporter permease subunit — MRGATLTDASALADAPRGRSLWADARRRFFRNKAAVAGLIVLGLIAAVAIVGPFIAPWSYEEIDWAVLGQVETLGRPSLATGHWFGTDTLGRDLFARTVQGTQISLMVGVVGALIAVVVGTLYGAVAGYFGGRVDGAMMRTVDVLMSIPYMFVLILLLVVFGRSILMLFVGIGLISWLDMARIARGQTLALKGREFVEAAIATGVHPFRIILRHIVPNLLGVIIVYATLLVPSMIIYESFISFLGLGVQEPLTSWGALINDGAAEMRNGTIWQLLFPLSFFVAGLFAFFFIGDGLRDALDPKDR; from the coding sequence ATGCGGGGCGCCACGCTCACCGATGCCAGCGCACTGGCCGACGCCCCCCGCGGGCGCAGCCTCTGGGCCGATGCGCGGCGGCGGTTCTTCCGCAACAAGGCGGCGGTGGCGGGCCTGATCGTTCTGGGCCTGATCGCCGCCGTGGCGATCGTCGGCCCCTTCATCGCCCCCTGGAGCTACGAGGAGATCGACTGGGCCGTCCTCGGCCAGGTCGAGACGCTGGGCCGGCCTTCGCTGGCCACGGGGCACTGGTTCGGCACCGACACATTGGGCCGCGACCTGTTCGCCCGCACGGTGCAGGGCACGCAGATCAGCCTGATGGTCGGCGTCGTGGGCGCGCTGATCGCCGTCGTGGTCGGCACGCTCTATGGCGCGGTCGCCGGCTATTTCGGCGGGCGGGTCGACGGCGCCATGATGCGGACGGTCGATGTCCTGATGTCGATCCCCTACATGTTCGTCCTGATCCTCTTGCTGGTGGTGTTCGGTCGCTCGATCCTGATGCTGTTCGTGGGCATCGGCCTGATCTCCTGGCTCGACATGGCGCGGATCGCGCGCGGCCAGACGCTGGCGCTCAAGGGGCGCGAGTTCGTCGAGGCGGCGATCGCCACCGGCGTGCACCCGTTTCGCATCATCCTGCGTCACATCGTGCCCAACCTTCTGGGCGTCATCATCGTCTATGCGACGCTGCTCGTCCCCTCGATGATCATCTACGAGTCGTTCATCTCGTTCCTCGGCCTCGGCGTGCAGGAGCCGCTGACCTCCTGGGGCGCACTGATCAACGACGGCGCCGCCGAGATGCGCAACGGCACGATCTGGCAGCTCCTCTTTCCGCTGAGCTTCTTCGTCGCGGGTCTGTTTGCGTTCTTCTTCATCGGCGACGGGTTGCGCGATGCGCTCGACCCCAAGGACCGCTGA